The Fragaria vesca subsp. vesca linkage group LG2, FraVesHawaii_1.0, whole genome shotgun sequence genome includes a window with the following:
- the LOC101313676 gene encoding uncharacterized protein LOC101313676, with the protein MYPKVRVRVHQQENHILSQNDHRRVPETKVSDESPSIPVKEIQGCSLPLKPKIMKASVPKVPAGLGQSLSSSKDKSRHLGKQDAKPDVRACSSVPLRPRAVLSSPDNDGMIGLVNKLFDKTPSAVKVHKERVLASQRQQRKASPSPMSMTKGSNRAVSTKTGLVQSKLQKNMKGKQQQASARIGKSSFTT; encoded by the exons TGTATCCTAAGGTGAGAGTGAGGGTACATCAACAAGAAAATCATATTCTTTCACAAAATGATCACAGAAGAGTACCAGAAACAAAAGTCTCTGATGAATCTCCATCTATACCAG TGAAGGAGATACAAGGATGTTCTCTACCATTGAAACCCAAAATCATGAAGGCTTCTGTGCCAAAGGTACCAGCAGGGCTAGGACAGTCACTTTCTTCATCCAAAG ATAAGAGCAGACATCTTGGGAAGCAGGATGCAAAACCAGATGTAAGAGCTTGTTCTTCAGTACCGCTGCGTCCTCGTGCAGTCTTATCTAGTCCTG ACAATGATGGGATGATTGGACTAGTAAACAAACTATTTGATAAAACACCTTCTGCTGTCAAGGTGCACAAGGAGAGGGTACTTGCTTCCCAAAGGCAACAGAGAAAGGCATCCCCGAGTCCTATGAGCATGACCAAAGGCTCCAATAGAGCAGTGTCCACCAAGACTGGTCTTGTGCAAAGTAAACTGCAAAAGAACATGAAAGGAAAACAACAGCAAGCAAGTGCTCGAATAGGGAAATCAAGTTTCACTACTTGA
- the LOC101301625 gene encoding NADH dehydrogenase [ubiquinone] 1 alpha subcomplex subunit 9, mitochondrial-like, which produces MQAITRRAGHRYLSPSSSSLKSIYPTSDHYYGAERPKYGSTLATKGVGHLVRKGTGGRSSVSGIVAAVFGSTGFLGRYLVQQLAKMGSQVLVPFRGSEDSHRHLKLMGDLGQIVPMKYNPRDESSIKAVMAKANVVINLIGREYETRNFSFEEVNHSMAEQLAMISKEHGGIMRFIQVSCLGASPSSESRYLRAKAAAEGAVLSALPEATVMRPAVMIGTEDRILNRWAFVSKKYGFLPLIGDGSTKIQPVYVADVAGAIVSALQDDGTSMGKVYELGGPDVYTVHQLAELMFDMIREWPHYVKIPIPIAKAIAMPREILLKKVPFPLPNPEIFNLDQILAQAPDTVVSENGKINIRISFVISFTVDILIFLNCVVCSVALTFNDLGILPHKIKGYPIEFLIQYRKGGPNFGSTVSEKVSPDSYP; this is translated from the exons ATGCAGGCCATTACGAGGCGCGCTGGGCATCGATATCTGAGCCCCTCATCGTCGTCGCTCAAGTCAATCTACCCTACCTCCGATCATT ATTATGGAGCCGAGCGTCCTAAGTACGGATCTACCCTCGCCACTAAGGGAGTGGGGCACCTTGTTCGCAAGGGCACTGGTGGAAGATCATCTGTTAG TGGCATTGTAGCAGCAGTTTTTGGATCTACTGGGTTCCTTGGTCGTTATCTTGTACAACAACTTG CCAAAATGGGAAGCCAGGTATTAGTACCATTCCGTGGTTCTGAAGATTCTCATCGTCATCTCAAGTTGATGGGAGATTTGGGGCAG ATAGTACCAATGAAATACAATCCAAGAGATGAAAGTTCAATTAAGGCGGTAATGGCGAAAGCTAATGTGGTTATCAATCTTATTG GGAGAGAATATGAGACAAGAAACTTTAGCTTTGAGGAAGTGAATCATTCCATGGCTGAACAACTCGCAATG ATTTCCAAAGAGCATGGGGGTATCATGAGATTTATTCAAGTTTCTTGCTTAGGGGCATCTCCCTCATCAGAATCCAGATATCTAAGGGCTAAAGCTGCTGCAGAGGGTGCTGTTTTAAGTGCATTACCAGAG GCCACCGTTATGAGACCTGCTGTGATGATTGGTACAGAGGATCGAATTTTGAATCGATGGGCTTTTGTTTCAAAAAAATATGGCTTTCTTCCACTTATAGGGGATGGGTCTACCAA AATCCAACCTGTGTATGTTGCTGATGTTGCTGGTGCAATCGTTTCGGCCCTGCAAGATGATGGCACCAGCATGGGAAAAGTTTATGAACTTGGTGGGCCTGATGTCTATACAGTGCATCAATTG GCAGAGCTTATGTTTGACATGATCCGGGAATGGCCTCATTACGTGAAGATTCCAATCCCAATCGCAAAG GCAATTGCAATGCCTCGAGAAATCCTGCTTAAAAAAGTTCCGTTTCCATTGCCAAATCCTGAAATCTTCAACCTAGATCAAATCCTTGCCCAAGCTCCAGATACAGTTGTCTCAGAAAATGGTAAGATAAATATTAGGATTAGTTTTGTCATTTCTTTTACAGTTGATATTCTCATTTTCCTCAATTGTGTGGTGTGCTCTGTAGCCTTGACTTTCAATGATCTTGGAATTCTGCCCCATAAGATCAAGGGTTACCCTATTGAGTTTCTTATCCAATATCGGAAGGGCGGACCAAACTTCGGTTCTACAGTCAGTGAAAAAGTTTCTCCAGATTCTTATCCATGA